The following coding sequences are from one Streptomyces sp. NBC_00536 window:
- a CDS encoding 2'-5' RNA ligase family protein: protein MGTVTLGVSIAVPEPYGSQLQQRRAGFGDAAAHGIPTHVTLVPPTEVDGDRLPAIRAHLAEVAAAFRPFVMRLAGTGTFRPLSPVVFVKVVEGAAGCTRLQGQVRDSGGPVSRELAFPYHPHVTVAHGISEEAMDLAFESLADYDAEWVCAGFALYEQGSDGVWRKLREYPFGTGPTGVPAQAGSPVDEPTAHRA, encoded by the coding sequence GTGGGGACCGTAACGCTCGGCGTTTCGATCGCGGTCCCGGAGCCGTACGGCAGCCAGCTCCAGCAGCGGCGCGCCGGCTTCGGGGACGCTGCCGCGCACGGCATCCCCACGCACGTCACGCTCGTGCCGCCGACCGAGGTGGACGGGGACCGGCTGCCGGCGATCCGGGCCCACCTGGCCGAGGTCGCGGCGGCCTTCCGCCCCTTCGTGATGCGGCTCGCGGGCACCGGGACCTTCCGGCCGCTCTCGCCCGTGGTCTTCGTGAAGGTCGTCGAGGGCGCCGCGGGCTGCACCCGGCTCCAGGGCCAGGTGCGCGACTCCGGCGGCCCGGTCAGCCGCGAGCTGGCCTTCCCGTACCACCCGCACGTCACGGTCGCCCACGGGATCTCCGAGGAGGCGATGGACCTGGCCTTCGAGTCCCTCGCCGACTATGACGCGGAGTGGGTCTGCGCGGGCTTCGCGCTCTACGAGCAGGGCTCCGACGGGGTCTGGCGCAAGCTGCGCGAGTACCCGTTCGGGACGGGCCCGACGGGGGTTCCGGCGCAGGCCGGTTCCCCGGTCGACGAGCCGACCGCACACCGCGCCTGA
- a CDS encoding metallophosphoesterase, with protein sequence MVVALAVLAVLALLVLVHRWLWVRLVRDTTAPGGWPRRLLTTCAFALPLLSVAALVAGRAGAPFWAQRVVAWPGFMWLAVLLYLTLAMLLAEPARLLLLRGKSGSAPASGGASIAGGAGDAEAPSSGAPARASTADGAGGGGTAFSGAAAPASGGASNAGEAENVARAARAGGAERAGGPENAAARHPAGSPTQGRPNPASPAFEAPPEARRAARVDVAGAANPAPPAIEAPPEAPRVARADMAASAHSALPEAEAEAEGTSRRVFVARALAGAAVAAAGGTVGYGTYGVLRGPKVKRVTVPLAKLPRAAHGFRIAVVSDIHLGPILGRAHTTRIVDAVNATQPDLIAVVGDLVDGSVHDLGTAAEPLSRLTARHGSFFVTGNHEYFSGARQWVDHVRELGLHPLENARQELPYFDLAGVNDVAGESEGQGPDFDKALGGRDRAHRTAVLLAHQPIVIHDAVRHGVDLQLSGHTHGGQLWPGNYLAELANPTVAGLERYGDTQLYVSRGAGAWGPPVRVGAPSDITVVQLASYQT encoded by the coding sequence CTGGTCGTCGCCCTGGCCGTCCTCGCGGTCCTCGCCCTCCTCGTCCTCGTGCACCGCTGGCTGTGGGTCCGCCTCGTCCGCGACACGACCGCCCCGGGCGGGTGGCCGCGCCGGCTGCTCACCACGTGCGCGTTCGCGCTGCCGCTGCTGTCGGTGGCGGCCCTGGTCGCGGGGCGGGCGGGGGCGCCGTTCTGGGCGCAGCGGGTGGTGGCGTGGCCGGGCTTCATGTGGCTGGCCGTCCTGCTGTACCTCACCCTGGCCATGCTCCTGGCCGAACCGGCCCGCCTACTCCTGCTCCGCGGTAAGAGCGGGAGCGCTCCCGCCTCCGGCGGCGCCTCAATCGCCGGCGGGGCTGGGGATGCCGAGGCGCCCTCTTCCGGCGCGCCCGCCCGGGCCTCAACCGCCGACGGGGCCGGAGGCGGCGGGACAGCCTTTTCGGGCGCGGCCGCTCCGGCCTCCGGCGGCGCCTCAAACGCCGGCGAGGCTGAAAATGTCGCCAGGGCTGCACGTGCGGGCGGGGCTGAACGTGCCGGCGGGCCTGAAAATGCCGCTGCGCGGCATCCCGCGGGTTCGCCGACCCAGGGCCGGCCAAATCCAGCCTCGCCGGCGTTTGAGGCGCCGCCGGAGGCCCGGCGAGCGGCACGCGTGGATGTGGCCGGGGCCGCAAATCCAGCCCCGCCGGCGATTGAGGCGCCGCCGGAGGCTCCGCGAGTCGCACGCGCGGATATGGCTGCGTCGGCGCATTCAGCCCTGCCGGAGGCGGAGGCGGAGGCGGAGGGGACCTCGCGGCGGGTGTTCGTCGCGCGGGCGCTGGCCGGGGCGGCGGTGGCCGCGGCCGGGGGCACGGTCGGCTACGGCACGTACGGCGTCCTGCGCGGCCCGAAGGTCAAGCGCGTGACCGTCCCCCTCGCCAAACTGCCCCGCGCAGCCCACGGCTTCCGGATCGCCGTCGTCAGTGACATCCACCTCGGCCCCATCCTCGGCCGCGCCCACACCACCCGCATCGTCGACGCCGTCAACGCCACCCAGCCCGACCTGATCGCGGTCGTCGGCGACCTCGTGGACGGCTCGGTCCACGACCTCGGAACGGCCGCCGAGCCACTGTCCCGGCTCACCGCCCGGCACGGCAGCTTCTTCGTCACCGGCAACCACGAGTACTTCTCGGGCGCCCGGCAGTGGGTGGACCACGTCCGTGAGCTGGGGCTGCACCCGCTGGAGAACGCCCGCCAGGAGCTGCCGTACTTCGACCTCGCGGGCGTCAACGACGTCGCGGGCGAGAGCGAGGGGCAGGGCCCGGACTTCGACAAGGCGCTGGGCGGCCGCGACCGCGCCCACCGTACGGCCGTGCTCCTCGCCCACCAGCCGATCGTGATCCACGACGCGGTCCGCCACGGGGTGGACCTCCAGCTCTCGGGCCACACGCACGGCGGTCAGCTGTGGCCGGGAAACTACCTCGCGGAACTCGCCAACCCGACCGTTGCGGGGCTGGAAAGATACGGCGACACTCAGCTTTATGTGTCCCGGGGGGCAGGTGCATGGGGACCGCCCGTGAGGGTCGGTGCACCCTCTGACATCACCGTCGTGCAACTCGCCTCATACCAGACATAA
- a CDS encoding succinate dehydrogenase iron-sulfur subunit, translating to MATPTMSKTDEMEAAAAASPFITVTFRIRRFNPEISDESTWQDYQIEIDPKERVLDGLHKIKWDLDGTLTFRRSCAHGICGSDAMRINGKNRLACKTLIKDINPEKPITVEAIKGLTVMKDLIVDMEPFFQAYRDVMPFLVTKGNEPTRERLQSAEDRERFDDTTKCILCAACTSSCPVFWNDGQYFGPAAIVNAHRFIFDSRDEAGEQRLEILNDKDGVWRCRTTFNCTDACPRGIEVTKAIQEVKRALITRRF from the coding sequence ATGGCCACCCCGACCATGTCCAAGACGGACGAGATGGAAGCGGCGGCCGCGGCCTCCCCGTTCATCACGGTCACGTTCCGGATCCGGCGCTTCAACCCCGAGATCTCGGACGAGTCGACCTGGCAGGACTACCAGATCGAGATCGACCCGAAGGAGCGCGTGCTCGACGGTCTCCACAAGATCAAGTGGGACCTCGACGGCACGCTGACCTTCCGGCGGTCCTGCGCGCACGGCATCTGCGGCTCCGACGCGATGCGGATCAACGGCAAGAACAGGCTCGCCTGCAAGACGCTGATCAAGGACATCAACCCGGAGAAGCCCATCACCGTCGAGGCCATCAAGGGCCTCACGGTGATGAAGGACCTCATCGTCGACATGGAGCCCTTCTTCCAGGCGTACCGGGACGTCATGCCGTTCCTGGTCACCAAGGGCAACGAGCCGACGCGCGAGCGCCTGCAGTCCGCCGAGGACCGCGAGCGCTTCGACGACACCACCAAGTGCATCCTGTGCGCCGCGTGCACGTCCTCGTGCCCGGTGTTCTGGAACGACGGCCAGTACTTCGGCCCGGCGGCGATCGTCAACGCGCACCGCTTCATCTTCGACTCGCGTGACGAGGCCGGGGAGCAGCGCCTGGAGATCCTGAACGACAAGGACGGCGTGTGGCGCTGCCGCACGACCTTCAACTGCACCGACGCGTGCCCCCGCGGCATCGAGGTCACGAAGGCCATCCAGGAAGTCAAGCGGGCGCTCATCACCCGTCGCTTCTAG
- a CDS encoding ABC transporter substrate-binding protein, whose product MRSVRSKIIAAGLVLGVVGAGAWVLMPSDAAGHGAITVGTTDAVSSLDPAGAYDAGSWALYSNVYQSLLTIKPGSDVPVPDAATACKFIGAKLTTYQCELRTDVKFSNGRAITAEDVKFSFDRIRAIKSKQGPAPLFNTLESVKAEGRTVTFNLSARDATFPFKVATGAAAIVDKDKYPAKALREDGKVDGSGPYVLGAYKEGASAELKPNPAYTGAVKPAKSAVTVKYFKDSETLNAAWKDHGIQVAHRDMPPEMLAALNPSLQDTRYQESGGTETRSMVFNVRQGSQTAKQPVRQAIAALLDRSKIAGDTYKGTVTPLYSIVPSGIAGHSTPFFDAYPSPNAATAKKILKDADISTPVTFKLGFNVRGANVPEAAEIKKQLESSGLFQVQTEAVPVWEDFQQDYAAGKFDAYTIGWIPDFPDADNFTAPLVGADSSMNNGFADKTVGDLITRTQSFSNRGEAANDFRELQRVVAQQIPMLPIWQKKDYVLSREAVTGAQYLSDGTGVWRLWELNWL is encoded by the coding sequence CTGCGGTCTGTCCGCTCTAAGATCATCGCGGCCGGGCTGGTCCTGGGTGTCGTCGGCGCGGGGGCCTGGGTGCTGATGCCCTCGGACGCCGCCGGACATGGCGCGATCACGGTGGGTACCACCGACGCGGTGTCCTCGCTGGACCCGGCCGGGGCGTACGACGCCGGTTCCTGGGCCCTGTACAGCAACGTCTACCAGTCGCTGCTGACCATCAAGCCGGGCTCGGACGTGCCCGTCCCGGACGCGGCCACGGCCTGCAAGTTCATCGGGGCGAAGCTCACCACGTACCAGTGCGAGCTGCGCACCGACGTGAAGTTCTCCAACGGGCGCGCGATCACGGCCGAGGACGTGAAGTTCTCCTTCGACCGGATCAGGGCGATCAAGTCGAAGCAGGGCCCGGCCCCGCTGTTCAACACGCTGGAGTCGGTCAAGGCCGAGGGGAGGACGGTCACCTTCAATCTCTCCGCCCGCGACGCCACCTTCCCCTTCAAGGTCGCGACGGGCGCCGCCGCGATCGTGGACAAGGACAAGTACCCGGCGAAGGCGCTGCGCGAGGACGGCAAGGTGGACGGCTCCGGGCCGTACGTGCTGGGCGCCTACAAGGAGGGCGCGAGCGCCGAGCTGAAGCCGAACCCGGCCTACACGGGCGCGGTCAAGCCGGCCAAGTCGGCCGTCACGGTGAAGTACTTCAAGGACTCCGAGACGCTGAACGCGGCCTGGAAGGACCACGGGATCCAGGTCGCCCACCGGGACATGCCCCCGGAGATGCTGGCGGCCCTGAACCCGAGCCTCCAGGACACCCGCTACCAGGAGTCCGGCGGCACCGAGACCCGCAGCATGGTCTTCAACGTCCGCCAGGGCTCGCAGACGGCGAAGCAGCCCGTCCGGCAGGCGATCGCCGCGCTGCTGGACCGGTCCAAGATCGCGGGGGACACGTACAAGGGGACGGTCACCCCGCTGTACTCCATCGTCCCGTCGGGCATCGCGGGGCACAGCACGCCGTTCTTCGACGCCTACCCGTCGCCGAACGCCGCGACCGCGAAGAAGATCCTCAAGGACGCCGACATCAGCACGCCCGTCACCTTCAAGCTCGGGTTCAACGTGCGCGGTGCGAACGTCCCCGAGGCCGCCGAGATCAAGAAGCAGCTGGAGTCCTCGGGCCTCTTCCAGGTGCAGACCGAGGCCGTGCCGGTGTGGGAGGACTTCCAGCAGGACTACGCGGCGGGCAAGTTCGACGCCTACACGATCGGCTGGATCCCCGACTTCCCCGACGCGGACAACTTCACCGCCCCGCTCGTCGGCGCCGACTCCAGCATGAACAACGGCTTCGCCGACAAGACGGTGGGCGACCTGATCACCCGTACCCAGTCCTTCTCGAACCGCGGTGAGGCGGCGAACGACTTCCGCGAGCTCCAGCGGGTCGTCGCCCAGCAGATCCCGATGCTGCCGATCTGGCAGAAGAAGGACTACGTCCTCTCCCGTGAGGCCGTCACCGGGGCGCAGTACCTCTCCGACGGCACGGGCGTGTGGCGCCTGTGGGAGCTGAACTGGCTGTAA
- a CDS encoding YihY/virulence factor BrkB family protein, translating into MDWLTKLPLIGPLVSRLMRTHAWRSYERLDRVRWSRLAAAITFISFLALFPLITVAAAVGAALLTQDQLSRLEANLAKQVPGISDQLDIDALVANAGTVGLVAAGILLFTGIGWVGSMRGCLRAVWDKDDEDDGNPFVRKGKDALVLIGLGGAALGSAAASIIGSSAVGRFGKWLGIPEHGGGGAVLRGGAFAVGVLAAFLLLLYVLTLLPGVQPPRRRLLQAALLGAAGFELLKLLLSGYMREVAAKSMYGAFGVPIALLLWINFTAKLLLFCAAWTATRDDLDVDGADGAEVSSAPRPPRGAPAGPAASAG; encoded by the coding sequence ATGGACTGGCTGACGAAACTCCCCCTGATCGGGCCCCTGGTGAGCCGCCTCATGCGGACCCATGCCTGGCGTTCGTACGAGCGCCTGGACCGGGTGCGCTGGAGCAGACTCGCCGCCGCCATCACCTTCATCAGCTTCCTCGCGCTCTTCCCGCTCATCACGGTCGCCGCCGCCGTCGGCGCGGCGCTGCTCACCCAGGACCAGCTGAGCCGGCTGGAGGCCAACCTGGCCAAGCAGGTGCCCGGGATCTCCGACCAGCTCGACATCGACGCGCTGGTCGCCAACGCGGGCACGGTCGGCCTCGTCGCCGCCGGGATCCTGCTCTTCACCGGCATCGGATGGGTCGGCTCCATGCGCGGCTGTCTGCGCGCGGTCTGGGACAAGGACGACGAGGACGACGGGAACCCGTTCGTCCGCAAGGGCAAGGACGCCCTCGTCCTGATCGGCCTCGGCGGCGCGGCCCTCGGCTCGGCCGCCGCCTCCATCATCGGCTCCAGCGCGGTCGGCCGCTTCGGGAAGTGGCTGGGCATCCCCGAGCACGGCGGCGGCGGCGCCGTACTGCGCGGCGGCGCCTTCGCCGTCGGCGTCCTCGCCGCCTTCCTGCTCCTGCTGTACGTGCTGACCCTGCTGCCGGGGGTCCAGCCGCCGCGCCGCCGCCTGCTCCAGGCGGCCCTCCTCGGCGCGGCCGGCTTCGAACTGCTGAAACTGCTGCTCAGCGGCTACATGCGGGAGGTCGCCGCCAAGAGCATGTACGGGGCCTTCGGCGTGCCCATCGCCCTGCTGCTCTGGATCAACTTCACCGCGAAGCTGCTGCTCTTCTGCGCCGCCTGGACGGCGACCCGCGACGATCTCGACGTGGACGGCGCGGACGGCGCGGAGGTCAGCTCGGCTCCCCGCCCTCCCCGCGGCGCGCCCGCTGGCCCCGCGGCCAGCGCCGGTTGA
- a CDS encoding serine/threonine-protein kinase, with protein sequence MGDLFETGATVAQGRYRIEGLLGGGGMAQVYRAHDERLARTVALKAMRADLPHDPGWTARFRREAQAMAALSHPNVVAVHDTGEEPGPGGGAPVPFIVMELIPGRSLADHLRERGPLPVAEALDLAAQMLAALAAAHARGLVHRDIKPANVLLTGDGTAKVADFGIAATAETGATALTRTGTAIGTPPYMSPEQVEGQRGVDGRSDLYSLGIVLFQMLAGRVPFEADSGYAIGYLHVHAEPPTLASAGIGVPAPVQGLLTTALAKRPEDRFPDAATMRAAALAAARSHPPTDVVRISALAVEPTRPVRAAPPPEGSLQGALRGALRTLGTRPRPSRKTVKFLLLVLSYLLGWLIVSLTFSGGHPPVRVNLALGLAGIACVWFGGANRRRRITGPITLLYELLTAVAWLFHVVAVLISGIYLLAKP encoded by the coding sequence ATGGGGGACTTGTTCGAGACCGGCGCGACCGTGGCCCAGGGCCGGTACCGCATAGAGGGGTTACTCGGGGGCGGCGGGATGGCCCAGGTCTACCGCGCCCACGACGAACGGCTCGCGCGCACCGTCGCGCTCAAGGCGATGCGCGCCGACCTCCCGCACGACCCCGGCTGGACGGCCCGGTTCCGGCGCGAGGCGCAGGCGATGGCCGCGCTGAGCCACCCGAACGTCGTGGCCGTCCACGACACCGGCGAGGAACCCGGACCCGGCGGGGGAGCGCCCGTCCCCTTCATCGTCATGGAACTGATCCCCGGCCGCAGCCTCGCCGACCACCTGCGCGAGCGCGGACCCCTCCCGGTCGCCGAAGCCCTCGACCTGGCCGCCCAGATGCTCGCCGCGCTGGCCGCCGCCCACGCGCGCGGGCTGGTGCACCGGGACATCAAGCCGGCCAACGTCCTGCTGACCGGGGACGGCACGGCCAAGGTCGCCGACTTCGGCATCGCCGCGACCGCCGAGACCGGTGCGACCGCCCTCACCCGGACCGGCACGGCCATCGGCACCCCGCCCTACATGTCCCCGGAGCAGGTCGAGGGACAGCGGGGCGTCGACGGTCGCTCCGACCTCTACTCGCTGGGGATCGTGCTCTTCCAGATGCTGGCCGGACGGGTCCCGTTCGAAGCCGACTCCGGATACGCCATCGGCTACCTGCACGTCCACGCCGAGCCGCCGACGCTGGCCTCGGCCGGCATCGGCGTACCGGCGCCCGTCCAGGGGCTGCTGACCACGGCGCTGGCCAAGCGCCCCGAGGACCGTTTCCCGGACGCGGCGACCATGCGCGCGGCGGCCCTGGCGGCGGCCCGCTCACATCCGCCGACCGATGTCGTACGGATCTCCGCCCTGGCCGTGGAGCCGACGCGGCCGGTCCGGGCGGCCCCGCCCCCGGAGGGAAGCCTGCAGGGCGCCCTGAGGGGCGCCCTGCGCACCCTGGGCACCCGGCCCCGCCCGTCGCGCAAGACGGTCAAGTTCCTGCTGCTGGTGCTCTCGTACCTGCTCGGCTGGCTGATCGTCAGCCTGACGTTCAGCGGCGGCCATCCACCGGTGCGGGTGAACCTGGCCCTGGGGCTGGCGGGCATCGCCTGCGTCTGGTTCGGCGGCGCGAACCGCCGCCGACGCATCACCGGCCCGATCACCCTGCTCTACGAACTCCTCACGGCCGTCGCCTGGCTGTTCCACGTCGTGGCCGTGCTGATCAGCGGGATCTACCTGCTGGCCAAGCCGTAG
- a CDS encoding TetR family transcriptional regulator yields the protein MRRTPIRSDTVTDQKAPKSEQTRTLILETALKLFQERGYDKTTMRGIAKEAGVSVGNAYYYFESKEHLVQGFYDRIGHSHQSAVRPILDHETDLQTRLAGVFTSWLDIAEPFHEFAAQFFKNAADPESPLSPFSAESEPARRQAIEMHREVLAGAKTKVPEELADVLPELMWLSQMGLVLYWVFDRSENSEKTRRLAERGAQLTTRGIVLARFRVLRPLVRELHGLFSDFLPGMAQAAATKKTSRFAKSDKKTDKKTETREASDG from the coding sequence ATGCGCCGTACCCCGATAAGGTCGGACACCGTGACTGATCAGAAGGCTCCCAAGAGCGAACAGACCCGCACGCTGATCCTCGAAACCGCGCTCAAGCTGTTCCAGGAGCGCGGTTACGACAAGACGACCATGCGGGGCATCGCCAAGGAGGCCGGAGTCTCGGTGGGCAACGCCTACTACTACTTCGAGTCCAAGGAACACCTGGTCCAGGGCTTCTACGACCGGATCGGCCACTCCCACCAGAGCGCCGTCCGGCCGATCCTGGACCACGAGACCGACCTCCAGACGCGGCTCGCGGGGGTCTTCACGAGCTGGCTCGACATCGCCGAGCCCTTCCACGAGTTCGCCGCCCAGTTCTTCAAGAACGCGGCGGACCCCGAAAGTCCGCTCAGCCCGTTCTCGGCCGAATCGGAGCCCGCCCGGCGGCAGGCGATCGAGATGCACCGGGAAGTCCTGGCCGGGGCGAAGACCAAGGTGCCCGAGGAACTGGCCGACGTACTCCCGGAGCTGATGTGGCTCTCGCAGATGGGACTCGTCCTCTACTGGGTCTTCGACCGCTCGGAGAACAGCGAGAAGACCCGGCGGCTGGCCGAGCGCGGCGCGCAGCTGACCACCCGTGGGATCGTGCTGGCCCGCTTCCGGGTGCTGCGGCCGCTCGTGCGCGAACTCCACGGACTCTTCTCGGACTTCCTCCCCGGCATGGCCCAGGCGGCCGCCACGAAGAAGACGTCCCGGTTCGCCAAGTCGGACAAGAAAACGGACAAGAAGACGGAAACGCGGGAGGCGTCGGACGGCTGA
- a CDS encoding D-alanyl-D-alanine carboxypeptidase family protein encodes MSAKKTALTVLSAVLLLPALAVAPAYAVTPPPTPPPSPTPSPDGKGGKAPVKAPAPPAGMSQVGGSLLGLPGPQVNLLPGAPALPTNLTGRSWIVADAETGEVLAAQNAHWRLPPASTLKMLFADTVLPSLPKEQVHKVSQQELSGMGAGSSLVGVKEDLEYTVHDLWLGVFLKSGNDAVHVLSSMNGGVEKTVKDMQAHAEELQALDTHVISPDGYDAPEQVSSAYDLTLFARSGLQKKDFREYAATASAKFPGEQKPGQPRDSFEIQNTNRLMTGAGGVSPYKGIAGVKNGNTTMAGSTFTGVAQRGDKKLLVTVMNPSAGGLNGVYEETATLFDWGFAAAGKVKPVGELVPPKSADTSGVGSPAQSHENNPAAAGKESGSGGLGIALGIAGGVVAALAAGAFVINRRWPRGQRARRGEGGEPS; translated from the coding sequence GTGTCTGCCAAAAAGACCGCGCTGACGGTCCTCTCCGCCGTGCTGCTGCTGCCCGCCCTGGCCGTGGCCCCCGCGTACGCCGTCACTCCCCCGCCCACTCCCCCGCCCTCGCCCACTCCGTCCCCGGACGGAAAGGGCGGCAAGGCTCCCGTGAAGGCGCCCGCGCCGCCCGCGGGGATGTCCCAGGTCGGCGGCAGTCTGCTGGGCCTGCCGGGGCCGCAGGTCAATCTGCTGCCGGGCGCGCCCGCGCTGCCCACGAACCTGACGGGGCGTTCGTGGATCGTGGCCGACGCGGAGACCGGCGAGGTGCTGGCGGCGCAGAACGCGCACTGGCGGCTGCCCCCGGCCTCCACCCTGAAGATGCTGTTCGCGGACACCGTGCTGCCCTCGCTGCCCAAGGAGCAGGTGCACAAGGTCAGTCAGCAGGAGCTGTCCGGGATGGGCGCGGGCAGCAGCCTGGTCGGGGTGAAGGAGGACCTGGAGTACACCGTGCACGACCTGTGGCTCGGGGTGTTCCTGAAGTCCGGCAACGACGCCGTGCACGTGCTGTCGTCGATGAACGGCGGCGTGGAGAAGACCGTCAAGGACATGCAGGCGCACGCCGAGGAGCTGCAGGCCCTCGACACGCACGTGATCTCCCCCGACGGCTACGACGCCCCGGAGCAGGTGTCCAGTGCGTACGACCTGACGCTCTTCGCCCGCTCCGGACTGCAGAAGAAGGACTTCCGGGAGTACGCGGCCACGGCGAGCGCGAAGTTCCCGGGCGAGCAGAAGCCGGGCCAGCCGCGCGACAGCTTCGAGATCCAGAACACCAACCGGCTGATGACGGGCGCCGGGGGCGTCAGCCCGTACAAGGGCATCGCGGGGGTGAAGAACGGCAACACGACCATGGCCGGGTCCACCTTCACGGGGGTCGCCCAGCGCGGTGACAAGAAGCTGCTGGTGACCGTGATGAACCCGAGCGCGGGCGGCCTCAACGGGGTCTACGAGGAGACCGCGACCCTCTTCGACTGGGGTTTCGCGGCGGCCGGGAAGGTGAAGCCGGTCGGTGAGCTGGTGCCGCCGAAGAGCGCGGACACCTCCGGGGTCGGCTCCCCCGCCCAGTCGCACGAGAACAATCCGGCGGCGGCGGGCAAGGAGAGCGGCAGCGGCGGGCTCGGTATCGCGCTCGGCATCGCGGGCGGTGTGGTGGCGGCCCTGGCGGCCGGGGCGTTCGTGATCAACCGGCGCTGGCCGCGGGGCCAGCGGGCGCGCCGCGGGGAGGGCGGGGAGCCGAGCTGA
- a CDS encoding thiol-disulfide oxidoreductase DCC family protein yields the protein MTTAGGPGGPVHKLVVLYDAQCALCVHIRTWLLSQPCLVPIALIPAGSEGARYRFPRLDHAATLREITVIGDRGQVWTGTDAFIVALWALAEHRPKANWLATAAGRPFARATMLAAAAWRGAVSPSRGRGSEVVCDDQCAVPR from the coding sequence GTGACGACCGCCGGCGGCCCGGGTGGGCCCGTACACAAGCTCGTCGTGCTCTACGACGCCCAGTGCGCGCTGTGCGTGCACATCAGGACCTGGCTGCTGAGCCAGCCCTGCCTGGTCCCCATCGCACTGATCCCCGCCGGGTCGGAGGGCGCCCGGTACCGCTTCCCCCGCCTCGACCACGCCGCGACGCTCCGCGAGATCACCGTGATCGGCGACCGCGGTCAGGTGTGGACCGGAACCGACGCCTTCATCGTGGCCCTGTGGGCCCTCGCCGAGCACCGGCCGAAGGCCAACTGGCTGGCCACGGCGGCCGGACGGCCCTTCGCCCGGGCCACGATGCTCGCGGCGGCGGCGTGGCGCGGGGCCGTCTCGCCCTCCCGGGGCCGCGGCTCCGAGGTGGTCTGTGACGACCAATGCGCCGTACCCCGATAA
- the trpS gene encoding tryptophan--tRNA ligase: MASDRPRALSGIQPTSGSFHLGNYLGAIRQYVALQESHDAFYMVVDLHAITMPQDPKELRANTRLSAAQLLAAGLDPERCTLFVQSHVPEHAQLGWVMNCITGFGEASRMTQFKDKSAKSGANNATVGLFTYPILQVADILLYQANSVPVGEDQRQHIELTRDLAERFNQRFGQTFTVPAAHIVKEVAKIYDLQDPAIKMSKSASTPKGLINLLDEPKATEKKIKSAVTDTEAEIRFDAEKKPGVSNLLTIYSTLTGTAIPVLEEKYEGKGYGALKTDLAEVMVDFVTPFKQRTQEYLDDPATLDAILAKGAHKARAVASETLANAYDRLGFLPAKP, from the coding sequence ATGGCCTCTGATCGTCCCCGCGCGCTCTCCGGTATCCAGCCGACCTCCGGTTCGTTCCACCTCGGGAACTACCTCGGAGCGATCCGGCAGTACGTCGCCCTGCAGGAATCCCACGACGCCTTCTACATGGTCGTCGACCTGCACGCGATCACCATGCCGCAGGATCCGAAGGAACTGCGCGCCAATACGCGGCTCTCCGCCGCCCAGCTGCTCGCCGCCGGGCTCGACCCCGAGCGCTGCACCCTCTTCGTCCAGAGCCACGTGCCCGAGCACGCGCAGCTCGGCTGGGTCATGAACTGCATCACCGGCTTCGGCGAGGCCAGCCGGATGACCCAGTTCAAGGACAAGTCCGCGAAGTCGGGCGCGAACAACGCCACGGTCGGCCTGTTCACGTACCCGATCCTGCAGGTCGCCGACATCCTGCTGTACCAGGCGAATTCCGTCCCGGTCGGCGAGGACCAGCGCCAGCACATCGAGCTGACCCGCGACCTGGCCGAGCGCTTCAACCAGCGCTTCGGGCAGACCTTCACCGTCCCGGCCGCCCACATCGTCAAGGAGGTCGCGAAGATCTACGACCTCCAGGACCCGGCGATCAAGATGTCGAAGTCCGCGTCCACCCCCAAGGGTCTGATCAACCTCCTCGACGAGCCCAAGGCCACCGAGAAGAAGATCAAGAGCGCGGTCACCGACACCGAGGCCGAGATCCGCTTCGACGCCGAGAAGAAGCCCGGCGTCAGCAACCTGCTCACGATCTACTCCACCCTCACGGGTACGGCGATCCCCGTCCTGGAGGAGAAGTACGAGGGCAAGGGCTACGGCGCGCTGAAGACCGACCTGGCCGAGGTCATGGTCGATTTCGTCACGCCGTTCAAGCAGCGCACCCAGGAGTACCTGGACGATCCGGCGACGCTGGACGCCATCCTCGCCAAGGGTGCGCACAAGGCCCGCGCGGTCGCCTCCGAGACCCTGGCGAACGCCTACGACCGGCTCGGTTTCCTGCCCGCGAAGCCCTGA
- a CDS encoding SCO4848 family membrane protein yields MRLSRAASWFLLAFGVWSWFIWVSFVRNLWKDGSGLAFDAAGEPTAYFWVHLLLAITSFLLGTGVGIIGLRGVRALRRASRQDPADAA; encoded by the coding sequence ATGAGACTCAGCCGCGCCGCATCCTGGTTCCTGCTCGCCTTCGGGGTGTGGAGCTGGTTCATCTGGGTGTCTTTCGTCCGGAACCTATGGAAGGACGGCAGTGGACTGGCCTTCGACGCCGCCGGTGAACCCACCGCGTACTTCTGGGTGCACCTGCTGCTCGCCATCACGTCCTTTCTCCTGGGGACGGGTGTAGGGATCATCGGGTTGCGTGGCGTGCGGGCGCTGCGGCGCGCATCACGCCAGGATCCTGCGGACGCGGCGTGA